From Aquarana catesbeiana isolate 2022-GZ linkage group LG05, ASM4218655v1, whole genome shotgun sequence:
CTCCAGAAGCAGCAGGGGGTGGGCTAGTatttaccccagggctgagtccatggctataatggggagtTTGGAACAGAAATTGGGTGCCGGTCACGTTTTGATATTTTCAAAGCTTTAATGCGGAACTTGAAAAGAGGTTGTAGGGGAGAGGATTTGGAGTGTCGGGTACCGATTGCAGATCACTTATGGATTCCTTAGATCTGGAAAAAGAACAGCTTCACAGTGCCAGAACCtctaaccactttagccctggaaggttttacccccttaatgaccaggccattcttttgcGATATGGCATATGTGTCGCATTAACtggaaattttgattttttttttttgccataatctaaaaaaagtaaacaattcttcatcagtttaggtctatgtatttggttaaaaaaatggtttgtgcaaaagttataggggattGAATTatggcttttatttaattttttttttacgggactgcgacattgcggtgtacagatcggacacttttgggactactgacatttatacagtgataagtgctataaaaatttactgattactgtataaatgacactagcagggaaggtgttaagtgtgtcctagggagatgtTTCTAATTGTGTGGGAAGGGGACTGACAAGAGTACAGAGAGTTCGCTGTTccggatcactaggaacagacgatcacactgtactcccctgaaatggggatctgctttgtttacattggcagatccccattctgcctctccatgaAGCGATCGTGGCTGCCAGACACTCGCATTGGCTCTGGCACTGCAGGCatttgctgtatccattatatgaagcgctgtaccggtacggcgattcacgcaatagagccgccctgccacagcaTATCTGTGGCGGGCGGTCGTTAAGTAGTTAAGCCGACCCGGCATTACTGCAAACACTTTAGTTGTAGGTGcttcctccaaacgagtcaccaggccctcctgatTGATCAATTCCcccccttctaaaaaaaaaaaaaaaaaaaaaaaaaaatggagcaccagccaccactggtttaaTTGCTAATTTTATAGAAGCCGCAGAATGCCTTCAACATAGTACAAGTCCAGATGAATGTAATTCACTATTATTTGGTATATGAGCAAGCCATTGAAAAAGATGGTACTGCTATCAgatatgtgcagaacgaaaaaattcattttgtttcgatttcgttatttacataaatttgtttagttaaattttgtTTTAGAATTTTTCAAATCGTTTTccagtttccaaagagaataaaaatagaatataaaataaaggaaaagaatagaaaagaatataaccgaaaatagaatatataatataagagtaaaacagaacaaaataagatagaatggaataaaaaataaaatagattataaccatcttctgaaattcgaatacaaaggaatagaatagaaatgtaactattttccaaaattcaaatagaatcaatttgaatagaaaaaagagtagaatagaaaatgatacaatagtataaaaaaaagaattgaatgAATATAACTtcctattctattttctattcaaacttattctatttgaaatttgaattttggaagatggttatttctattcctttttttttttttttttttttttttactattttattctcttctaatCTATTCAAATTGATTTTATTTGAATATTGGGAAATggttctattctgtttttttttaattctattctactctattttattatattatagtcttttctattttctgctatattcttttctaatctattctctttggaaattggaaaacgatttgtttaaattcggatacatccaaaaaTTCGTCCATTTTAATTtgaaatgaactgcacatgtctaattgctaTTATGCAGTTGTATTTATAAAGTGCATGTACACTCCTCCTCCTGTAAgaatgggcctttttttttttatggggaaaATCCCCTTTGGAAAGAAATTCGGAACAGGAATTGAATAAGCCGGCAGATAAATTGGACTGGGACAAAATATTTGCGTTCTCATACAAATTTTCAGTTGCATCCTATGCCCAAAAACACAATTATCGTATTCCTCGTTGGTATCGTTGCCCTTCTACCCTCCACAAAATTGTCCTTCTGTCCCCATTGGTGTTTGCAGGCTCCTGGCACAATGTCCCATTTCTGGGGTACGTGTCGGCTcactgttcgttttttttttgggatgaaatgaTACGTTTGTATGGCGCCCTGGCGGACAATAATTACCCAAATCGCGATACTCTTTTCTCACCCAATCCAGCCAATAATGGGGGCGATTAGAGGAATGTctataggcatacctcccaacattttgagatgggaatgagggacacctactagcaaacgtatgcaggcataggacatgcccccgtcacacccccttaaaggagaattaagcaaaaaaaaggttaattaaatccacaagggtattttttttttttttttttttaccactactattcctttacattggcttttaaaatgtacaaatgcagcaatttaggaattggataaaaggtttagcgctgggaaacgctttttgaatgataaaaagtgcattttatatacaactatagagatcagaccaacatgagggacaaatgaggagcaaagagggacagagggacattgctccaaatcggggacagtccgtcgaaatcagggacagttgggaggaatGTCTATAGGGAGGTGTTTGGTGAGCGGACGGAGGTAGAAATGCTCTACATACAGAATTCAATGATTACTGCCATTGGCAAAATTCTAATGTATCCTGTACCTGAATCTTGGTGTGTTCTGTAATTGATCTGAACCGGTGGTGCTGAAAATCTACAATCTGAACATTGTGTGTGTATAACTATATACTTCTATCTCTTTTACAGCTTTATCACTACAATGTTACACCTGCACCTCCCAGAGCAGCAACACAAACTGCATGACTCCGACTACCTGCTCCGCCACCGACACCAACTGCATGACCTCCGTCGTTGCTGGAGGACTCGGTAAGATGATGACTGGGCCCGGTCTGAAGATGTCCTATGTCTAATGATCCACCATAATCTAATCTCATGTCCTATCTCCGATGATCCACATTTAGAAGAAATTTCACAAACCATTTTTAAAGGGtctatttttaaaagaattttgctGCACAGCCATCCCAAATCTCCATAACGTGTCTAATCTCTGTATTATCTATCAGTGTCgacaacctaccagattgaaatttactgacgcaACACCCaatatttactggcacagccaagtttttttactggcatttccaaaagttacaaaattacagttttaagtgcaaatgacagtatttaggctacaaatacaatatgcaattagcaatatgatttaaagtagataataaggcaaaaaacatattttcttttattttcgatatagacaggactcaggagggtaagaaattagaatgggcggcacacacataaaattgactctcacagtgacatggACAGCAGTGTGTAGCAGCACAGAGGATGATGAGATCTCGCTGACACGTCCCCTCCGGAGTCACAGTGAccgtctctctccaagccaagcgctccctccagtccactccagtcaaaacagcactgacagtcccagccTGCTTTGCTTGCATACCGCAGACCCACACATGAgtctctggccgctctgcttggctccactgcaccatgacatcacacaacatgtTCAGACACCGCCAGAGCCACCCggtcacactgtagcaggcactaggATGGTCTCAGCTGGCTCCAGACCAAGCTGAACAtcagagccatattttttactggcaaccttttacatttactggcaggagaaaactgtctgtttttttactggctgtcagtaaaaatactgacagttggcaacactgtttcctatgatcatcagctccatctagtggccatactgCAGTATTTCCCTGAAATGCCTCAGATCAGGAATAACACATcatggccaccagatggagctggcAATCATAGGAAATCGACATATTGGACACATTACAAGGATTCTTTGTGGAGGCCAGTGCACTCTTTAAACGTTAAAGCGGATTTCCGCTGAaaaacaaatgctgcagctgctgacttttaaaatgaggacactttacctgtccagggcacctgcgATGTCGGCTCTCGGGTGGCGgggccggcatcttcagtaagggaatcggggtgtgaagccttgcggcttcccagcctggttccctactgcacatgcgcaagttgcGTGGCGCGTTCTAAACGGTCCTTGCTGTCCTCTTGGAAGATGGCAGCGGGGGAGGGGCTCATTGATCACCGCAGAATCTGGAGGGAGCAAATATGTATAAGACTGGTATCTGCTCACaaagcccccgccccccccccctccggattaagcagaagttcaatttcaaggtggaactctgctttaaaatgtgAAAGTTAAGTGTAAGGGGTTTGTCTGCTATTACTATCTGATCATTCCCAAAATAGCAGTATAACATTGCACCCCCTGCAGGCATCACGGCATGTAACCATCTCACTGAAAAATTAATCTGCTAGCACAGGGGGTGTCTATAATCTGACCTGAAGCTCACTAATGATGAGCCAAATGCCCAGATTCAGATTCAGGGTCAGCCTGCAGACTGGAACTTAAGTCAGAAAATTTAGATccagatttccagcttctagagggatcccacaggtatggtagtATACATCATTCCAAACTGGAAATGTTGAAATTGCCAATGCTTcggctttaaagcagagctccagataaaattgtaaaaaaaaaataaaataaaaatttgcctTTATTTTCCCTGAAATTCAGAAAATACTGCATTGCAGCCACTAAATGGTACCATTCAGGGAAAATTACAGGGGGAAATTTATGGAGCCTGTGTGAATGATTGGCATACTCAAGCAGCAAATTGTgtgtcttcttccttttttttttttttttcccagacccCCATCATGTTGGCCATATTGATTTCTTTAGACAGCTTTCTTGACTTGAGGTTTTGTGGCAGTAGTGCTGCTTTAGGtgacctggtggggggggggggggggggggtgtactgcctaCAGCAATGGCAATCTGGCATGTTGATGAAGCAACAACCCtaaaagtttggggggggggggggttcatcagTTTCCCAATATGTGGGAGTTGTCCATATTGTCACaccgtgctctctctctctctcattcacagGTAGTCTTTCTGGTGCCAGCATCACCAAGACTTGTACAGCCGTCTGCACAGCAACCGGATTCAATGCTGTTGTTGTCTCCACCAGTGTATCCTGCTGTACCACCGATCTCTGCAACACCAGTGGGGCTTCCAGTATTAAATCTACCTACACCATCCTCGCTGTGACCCTTGGGTTCCTAGGGGCCCTCATGAGACAGCTGAAGTAAATTTTTAATAGTCCATTCACTGGCTATGGGTTCCTAGGGGCTCTCATGGGACATTTGaagtaaaattttatatatatatatatatatatatatatatatatatatatatatataatatattctctaTCTCTCATGTGTATTTTTCTTCATGTTGTAACCAATAAATTGTTTATACAATATGGACCAACCTTTCTGAATCTTTTCAACGTGGGGAATCCCTTCTAAAAATGACTCTACGAACCATAGACCTGTGCAGAATGAAAACCTTTTTGTTTTCAGAATTAATTTCAGTCAAATTGAACTCCATGCTAATCGATTCAAtatctaatttattctatttgaattttggaagatggataTTTAATTTCTATTTTGGAACTATCTGTGTTTggggtttataattttttttttttttattcttttctgcaGTTAAACTATTTGCATTTCACCcagactttatttttttattttttttattcatttcgttACTATTGAAATTCAGGTACATCCGAATGACAAACATTGTCCATTTCTGTTCGGAACGAAgctaactgcacatgtctaatctacAACTCATGTCATTAGTGTGGTGGTCAGAATGCTCCTACACTTGTGATCATTAGGAAGAATTTTTCCTTTTTACAAATTGCTAAAAAAGATGACTGGTGTCAGCAGGAACCTATAAGAGGCAGACATTGCTCAATGTTCAAGCAACCACCGGAGGAACCAtagggatccatggaaccctggtcTGGACACACATTATAGTGgggcatatttattttttttttttggagcttgcaCATACAGATGGAACGGTTTCAAATCCACTATCCATAAATTCTTCTCTGGGTAAAGCTAACTCAGATACAATGAAACAAACTGCAGAATAAATAATGAAACATCCAGAAATGTGTCAACTGAAGCAACTAATAGGACTAGTACAAGGTTGATACAACAAGGATGATTATTTTCATGTTTTGAGGTCAGATTCTTGGGAAGTGTTTTTCTTGGAGTTGTGTCTGACTGACattttgcaccttttttgtgcaGAAACATGAGGTATGACAGGCATTCAGGTCTGTGAATACCAGGCAAGCAGAGGGTCCCGATGGTATTTTCTGGGGAGGGCCATCTTTTTACTAAGATATTTACTTAATCATTCTCATTAGCTGTAGTACCAACTTGCCTAATATCAACTATTACTTCAGTCCCAAAAGTAGCAAATGTAGATGGCCTACAAGATCAGACTAATGGCGCCAACGTCGATACTAATCAAATGCTTCAAAAGACTGGTGTTAAATGTATCAAAACTTCTTTACCAGACAatcttgatcccccccccccccccccatcaatttgcATATAGGGGAAAACAGAAGCACGGAGGATGCCATTGCTCTTTATAGTGCATGGGGCTTTAagtcatctagagcagtggttctcaaccgccTCCCACACTTGAAAGCCAGCAAGGTGCTGTGGCCTTGGCTTCTCTGTCCCTCCTCTCCTTGTgtcctggttgccaggtgaccGGGGGCTGTGGGGCACATGTGGCGCGAACTGTGACTTTTAGCCGTGCATATCGTCCCGCGGCCGGCCCTCCCAGCTTCCACATGCGGCCcttggcccaccgggcaaatgccggtctgccctatggccagtcctggCCTGCCAGACATTTGATCTGagggaaaacatgacctgttggggggggggactggttggcattggcagatggcaatgacaggtggcactggatggtAATGGCAGGTTTCACAGCCGATAGTGAAACTgtacggagagagagagaggggagctgacaaaTTCAGCGTGATGTCGGAGGTGGGCGAGACCCGAGGTGggcaggacccagcagctatccagccaatgattgtgctgtttaagaaaggggcggggccacatacacatagcagcccacccagatcccatcccatcgGCTGGTGTTGAATAGCTGGGTCCTGCCCCCCCCGACATCcaacctcaattttgacagctcctctctctctccatacagtttcacacactgtGGCACTGCTCTGCCAATagcgtgtggagaagggaggaggaaccccacgttcctcctcccttctcaaatatatcggtcaacctctacctTCTTACGATTCCGGGGGGGGGAACAATTGCCCCCTCTCGCCCTATGCTACAGACGCCCATGCTTATGGGCTCTACATGTTTTGCTAAAACTCACTTCCTCAGGAGCTTGATAAGCGTTCTAAGGAGAGAAAGAGGCAATAAATAATTGTAACAGTTATGTAGTCATCTAAGTATAGCATAGATCTACAGAAAAAGGTCTCAACAAATGCATGAAAAACTGCAAAACAGCATCAAAGGGCGGCCAAGCAACAAGCATGCGATGTGCGCAGCAAGCAACATGTGGGGATGTGCCAGGtagaaagtgctacttcaatatcCATATATAACAAGAGAGGAAAATAAGATCCCCAAATGTATcaacaaaatacataaatatataatgcAACCACACACTACAAGCACCTACTAGTGAGCAAATGAAAGCACAATCATATAAACTAGGCATACCTGTGTAAAAATCAGTAGCAGCTGGGATCTCAGAAGTTAACCCATAATATGCTGAACAGTAGGGATGACATCTATAAACATGTATATACAAATATAGATGGAAAGTATTAAAAATAACTTCACACAGGACCAATCAGAACAAGTAATAACAAAAAGGTATAGCAATGTTGGCCTCACCTGATATTTATAGTAGTATATTTAGAGGATGTTaggatagagttgccacctcatccctttaaacccgaacacctttgaattacacgggttctgaggctaattaaatgcagataaggcaccaagtgagtttaattgccaccttaatcagccacagaacctgtgtaattaatatgtgttcgggtttaaagggatgaggtggcaaccctatgttagGACCAAACCAATACATTTTAGACCAGCATAGAACCCAGGAAGCTAAACATCATGGAAAGATGACACCGGCTAACACTGCGGCAGCATAAAGAAGCAAACACAGGGCTTCAAATCCACATAGTCTGCAAAAGCAAACGCGCAACCAGTCAATATAAGAAGGGAAGTTTATCACCAAGTATTTAGGTGAATGCCTGCTGGCATTTTCAGTCAGTGATCCTATACCGGATACTATGGgtctacctagggttgccacctcatccctttaaaccagaacacataggaattacacaggttctgaaggctaatttattgcagataaggcacaaagggagtttaattaccaccttaatcagccacaaaacctgtgtaatcaatatgtgttcagttttaaagggatgaggtggcaactctaggtctACCTGGAGTGGTATGTGCATTTTATGTATCTTGGGGAGCGAATAGAACGTAGCTGTTCGAGGAAATTTGGTATTCAAATAGGCAAAGGTATCCTGATCAATAAGTCCCGTGGAGGAAAGCCTCTCCTATCAAGGACTTGTATTCATTAGTGCAACGTTTAGTGACATGAAGCATCTAGTGCTGGATCCTGCCACAAAAAATGTATCTACTCAACAACTTCAATCTATAACC
This genomic window contains:
- the LOC141145765 gene encoding lymphocyte antigen 6E-like; amino-acid sequence: MVSTKCLLVFIALCVGSALSLQCYTCTSQSSNTNCMTPTTCSATDTNCMTSVVAGGLGSLSGASITKTCTAVCTATGFNAVVVSTSVSCCTTDLCNTSGASSIKSTYTILAVTLGFLGALMRQLK